A single region of the Paramicrobacterium fandaimingii genome encodes:
- a CDS encoding RDD family protein: MSAAVSFSRDADEFVTGEAVALDVRSASFLLRAAGAMIDVLLSLIVGGLLALLLVTTAAQTGMDPAAMQAFMISIIVFATIAVPTGIELLTHGRSLGRLAVGARIVRDDGGAIGFRHAFIRALVGFFEIYMTLGGGAALVGLLNSKAKRIGDMLAGTYSQHERVPRVRSTPSPLPPQLASWASIADVARLPDRLARRIAQFLSQAPSMAPPSRARLSQELANEAAPYVSPVPPVDPLTFLCAVAALRRDRSFRALVLERERLQRLQPVLSGNPNRFPERQVAGTPSFPRE; the protein is encoded by the coding sequence ATGAGTGCAGCGGTCTCCTTCTCTCGCGACGCCGACGAGTTTGTGACGGGCGAGGCCGTCGCTCTCGATGTGCGATCCGCGAGCTTTCTGCTGCGCGCTGCCGGCGCGATGATCGACGTTCTCCTCTCTCTCATCGTCGGTGGTCTCCTCGCGCTGCTGCTCGTGACGACGGCAGCTCAGACGGGCATGGACCCGGCCGCCATGCAGGCGTTCATGATCTCGATCATCGTGTTCGCAACGATCGCCGTGCCCACCGGCATCGAGTTGCTGACGCACGGTCGTTCCCTCGGGCGGCTCGCGGTCGGCGCGCGCATCGTGAGAGACGACGGCGGCGCCATCGGCTTCAGGCACGCGTTCATTCGCGCCCTTGTCGGTTTCTTCGAGATCTATATGACGTTGGGGGGCGGTGCCGCACTCGTCGGCCTGCTGAACTCCAAGGCCAAGCGCATCGGCGACATGCTCGCAGGGACGTATTCGCAGCACGAGCGAGTTCCACGGGTCAGGTCAACGCCCTCCCCTCTTCCACCCCAACTGGCATCGTGGGCGTCGATCGCCGACGTCGCGAGGCTGCCTGATCGCCTGGCGCGACGCATCGCCCAGTTTCTCTCTCAAGCGCCGAGCATGGCCCCGCCGTCACGCGCACGGCTGTCTCAGGAGCTCGCGAACGAAGCGGCACCGTATGTCTCACCCGTGCCGCCCGTCGATCCGCTGACGTTTCTCTGCGCCGTCGCCGCCCTTCGCCGAGACCGCAGCTTTCGGGCGCTCGTGCTCGAGCGCGAACGGCTGCAGCGTCTGCAGCCCGTGCTCTCGGGGAACCCGAACCGATTCCCGGAGCGACAGGTCGCAGGCACCCCGTCATTCCCTCGGGAATAG
- a CDS encoding DUF3499 family protein → MDERICSRVGCSREAVSTLTYDYADQMAALGPLGLSREPHSYDLCARHADRLSTPQGWQIIRHASQTEA, encoded by the coding sequence ATGGACGAAAGAATCTGCTCTCGAGTCGGGTGCAGCCGAGAGGCTGTCTCGACCCTCACCTACGACTACGCGGATCAGATGGCCGCGCTCGGGCCGCTCGGCCTGTCACGAGAGCCGCACAGCTACGATTTGTGTGCACGTCACGCCGACCGGCTTTCCACCCCGCAAGGGTGGCAGATCATCAGACATGCAAGCCAGACGGAGGCATAG
- a CDS encoding catalase — protein sequence MSETPITTTTTGAPVAADGYSQTVGTDGSIALTDHYLVEKLAQFNRERVPERVVHAKGGGAFGTFEATEDMSAYTRAAVFQKGTTTEMLARFSTVAGEQGSPDTWRDPRGFALKFYTSEGNYDLVGNNTPVFFIRDGIKFPDFIHSQKRLPGINTRDNDMQWDFWTNSPESAHQVTWVLGDRGLPASWRNMDGFGSHTYQWINAAGERFWVKYHFKTDQGIKILTNEEGELLAGQDADYHQRDLYEAIERADFPSWTLSVQIMPYDDAKTYRFNPFDVTKVWPHADYPLIKVGTMQLNRNAENYFAQIEQAAFAPSNFVPGIGASPDRMLQARIFSYADAHRYRVGTNHAQLPVNAPKVEVNSYAKDGQSRYSFPSSDRPVYAPNSFGGPHGDPQAAGDAAGFASDGELVRTAQALRSEDSDFGQAGTLYRDVMDDAAKARFLDTITGHVGAVKSDEIRARAIQYWTNVDADLGAALGERLSAGASGAAVVNGADTEAAEKTEGSVTVS from the coding sequence ATGTCTGAAACACCGATCACCACGACAACAACGGGCGCGCCTGTCGCCGCTGACGGGTACTCGCAAACCGTCGGAACCGACGGTTCGATCGCCCTCACCGACCACTACCTTGTCGAGAAGCTTGCGCAGTTCAACCGCGAGAGGGTTCCTGAGCGCGTCGTTCATGCAAAGGGCGGCGGCGCATTCGGCACATTCGAAGCCACAGAAGACATGAGCGCCTACACGCGGGCTGCGGTGTTCCAGAAGGGAACGACGACAGAGATGCTCGCGCGGTTCTCGACCGTCGCGGGGGAGCAGGGATCGCCAGACACGTGGCGCGACCCGCGCGGATTCGCCCTGAAGTTCTACACGTCTGAGGGCAACTACGACCTCGTCGGAAACAACACCCCCGTGTTCTTCATTCGCGACGGCATCAAGTTTCCCGACTTCATCCACTCGCAGAAGCGCCTCCCGGGCATCAACACACGCGACAACGACATGCAGTGGGATTTCTGGACAAATTCGCCCGAGTCGGCCCACCAGGTGACCTGGGTGCTCGGAGACCGCGGACTGCCGGCATCCTGGCGAAACATGGACGGCTTCGGCTCGCACACGTACCAGTGGATCAACGCCGCGGGCGAGCGCTTCTGGGTGAAGTACCACTTCAAGACCGATCAGGGAATCAAGATCCTCACAAACGAGGAGGGCGAGCTGCTCGCCGGTCAGGACGCCGACTACCACCAGCGCGACCTGTACGAGGCAATCGAGCGCGCCGACTTCCCGTCGTGGACGCTGTCTGTGCAGATCATGCCGTATGACGACGCCAAGACATACCGTTTCAACCCGTTTGACGTCACCAAGGTGTGGCCGCACGCGGACTACCCGCTGATCAAGGTGGGTACGATGCAGCTCAACCGCAACGCCGAGAACTACTTCGCGCAGATTGAGCAGGCGGCCTTTGCCCCATCGAACTTCGTTCCCGGCATCGGAGCAAGCCCCGACCGGATGCTGCAGGCACGCATCTTCAGCTATGCAGACGCGCACCGCTACCGGGTCGGCACGAACCACGCTCAGCTTCCGGTGAACGCGCCGAAGGTCGAGGTCAACTCGTATGCGAAGGACGGCCAGAGCCGCTACTCCTTCCCGTCGTCTGATCGCCCGGTGTACGCTCCGAACTCATTTGGCGGACCCCACGGCGACCCCCAGGCGGCCGGTGACGCTGCCGGGTTCGCCAGCGATGGTGAGCTCGTGCGCACCGCACAGGCGCTGCGCAGCGAGGACTCCGACTTCGGCCAGGCAGGAACGCTGTACCGCGACGTCATGGACGATGCGGCGAAGGCGCGCTTCCTCGACACCATCACCGGACACGTCGGTGCTGTGAAGAGTGATGAGATCCGCGCACGGGCGATCCAGTACTGGACGAACGTCGACGCCGATCTCGGAGCCGCGCTTGGTGAGAGGCTCTCCGCCGGGGCGTCGGGCGCCGCCGTTGTCAATGGCGCAGACACCGAGGCCGCTGAGAAGACCGAAGGAAGCGTGACGGTGTCATAA
- a CDS encoding stage II sporulation protein M, with amino-acid sequence MDLDAYTEAHRSDWERLDELSRTQRLTGAQSDELITRYQAAASQLSAIKTTAGTTTVGDRLSVLLSRVRLRFTGASGNALSQLPRFFVLQLPAALYRLRWLTLAVAAATVLIAVAFGVWASQDPRVLANLGGESELSSLAHDQFVAYYSENPAASFAGRVWTNNAWIAAQCIAFGITGVWVPYIVLQNAQNLGITAAVMFAYDKGDVFFLFIAPHGQLEMTCIFVAAAAGLRIFWSWVAPGRRTRLDSIAHEGRSLITVVVGLIIALFVSGIVEGFVTPWPLQEQIEPALGWTIKIGIGTLALAAFLAYMLVVGRRAARQGETGDLDAFESGASALTAA; translated from the coding sequence ATGGACCTTGACGCCTACACCGAAGCCCACCGCTCCGACTGGGAGCGGCTCGATGAGCTTTCGCGCACCCAACGGCTCACCGGCGCGCAGTCGGATGAGCTGATCACGCGGTATCAGGCAGCGGCATCGCAGTTGTCTGCGATCAAGACGACAGCGGGAACAACGACAGTCGGAGATCGGCTCAGCGTTCTGCTCTCTCGGGTTCGGCTGCGCTTCACCGGGGCGTCGGGAAACGCGCTGTCGCAGCTGCCGCGCTTCTTTGTGCTGCAGCTTCCCGCTGCCCTCTACCGGCTGCGGTGGCTCACGTTGGCTGTGGCCGCAGCGACGGTTCTGATCGCGGTGGCCTTCGGCGTGTGGGCATCGCAAGACCCTCGCGTTCTCGCGAATCTCGGCGGCGAATCTGAGCTCTCATCTCTTGCACACGACCAGTTCGTCGCCTACTACTCCGAGAATCCGGCCGCGTCGTTTGCGGGACGTGTCTGGACGAACAACGCGTGGATCGCCGCACAATGCATCGCCTTCGGCATCACGGGAGTATGGGTTCCCTATATCGTGCTGCAGAATGCTCAGAACCTCGGAATCACTGCGGCCGTCATGTTCGCCTACGACAAGGGAGACGTCTTCTTTCTCTTCATCGCCCCGCATGGTCAGCTTGAGATGACGTGCATCTTCGTGGCGGCGGCCGCGGGGCTGCGCATCTTCTGGTCGTGGGTGGCGCCGGGCAGACGCACTCGACTCGATTCGATTGCGCACGAGGGCCGAAGCCTGATCACCGTTGTTGTCGGCTTGATCATCGCACTGTTTGTTTCGGGCATCGTTGAGGGCTTTGTGACGCCGTGGCCGCTGCAGGAGCAGATCGAGCCCGCACTCGGGTGGACGATCAAGATCGGAATCGGAACCCTCGCGCTCGCCGCCTTTCTTGCCTACATGCTCGTTGTGGGTCGCCGCGCAGCGCGGCAGGGCGAGACGGGCGACCTCGACGCGTTCGAATCGGGGGCGAGCGCCCTCACCGCTGCCTAG
- a CDS encoding phosphomannomutase/phosphoglucomutase: protein MGAKQGRSAAERLTAAVKTYDVRGLVDVDLTDEIIEAVGAAFVDEIEAAGADVVVGHDMRDSSPRFAAAFAAGVRARGGNVVSIGLCSTDESYFASGSMDAAAAMFTASHNPATYNGIKMSRPGAQSLSFDTGLGAIRDRAIRYLESGIPVADAPGSERSADVLADYARALRTFVPLEQIRQLRIVVDAGNGMGGMTVPAVLGRAAGLDALPLDIIPLYFELDGTFPNHEANPLDPANLVDLKRAVIDSGADAGLAFDGDADRCFVVDETGEPVSPSAVTAIVAVREIAREREDGSTGTIQVLHNLITSRFVPEIIEGHGAEPVRTRVGHSLIKAQMRQTGAIFGGEHSAHYYFRDFWGADNGMLAAMHVLAELGSQPLPLSEFAAEFSPYQQSGEINSTVDDVAVTYARIVDAFQGRAEFDEMDGLTVTGITPKNEPFWWFNVRPSNTEPLVRLNVEGEDAATMESVRDEVLSLIRR from the coding sequence GTGGGCGCGAAGCAGGGGCGGTCGGCCGCCGAGAGACTCACCGCCGCCGTGAAAACATACGATGTGCGCGGACTTGTCGATGTCGACCTGACAGACGAGATCATCGAGGCGGTCGGAGCGGCATTCGTCGACGAGATCGAGGCAGCCGGAGCCGACGTCGTTGTCGGCCACGACATGCGCGACTCGTCCCCCCGGTTTGCCGCGGCATTTGCGGCAGGAGTCCGTGCGCGCGGAGGCAATGTCGTGTCGATCGGTCTCTGCTCCACAGACGAGAGCTACTTCGCATCGGGGTCAATGGATGCCGCGGCCGCCATGTTCACGGCGAGCCACAACCCCGCGACGTACAACGGAATCAAGATGTCCCGGCCCGGAGCGCAGTCGCTGTCGTTCGACACAGGGCTCGGAGCCATCAGAGACCGCGCGATCAGATACCTGGAGTCGGGCATCCCTGTCGCCGATGCTCCCGGGTCGGAGCGTTCAGCCGACGTGCTTGCCGACTATGCGCGGGCGCTGCGAACATTCGTTCCGCTCGAGCAGATTCGACAATTGCGCATCGTCGTCGACGCGGGCAACGGAATGGGAGGCATGACGGTGCCCGCTGTTCTCGGACGGGCCGCGGGGCTTGACGCGCTGCCCCTCGACATCATCCCCCTGTATTTCGAACTCGACGGTACGTTCCCGAATCACGAGGCGAACCCTCTCGATCCCGCAAACCTCGTCGATCTCAAACGCGCGGTCATCGACAGCGGAGCCGATGCGGGGCTCGCCTTCGATGGCGATGCCGATCGCTGCTTCGTCGTTGACGAGACGGGCGAGCCGGTCAGTCCGTCGGCCGTGACGGCGATTGTCGCCGTGCGTGAAATTGCTCGCGAGCGCGAAGACGGTTCCACGGGGACGATTCAGGTGCTGCACAACCTCATCACCTCCCGCTTCGTTCCCGAGATCATCGAAGGCCACGGTGCGGAGCCGGTGCGCACACGGGTCGGGCACTCGCTCATCAAAGCGCAGATGCGGCAGACTGGGGCGATTTTCGGCGGAGAGCACTCTGCCCATTATTATTTTCGCGACTTCTGGGGTGCCGACAACGGGATGCTCGCCGCAATGCACGTTCTCGCGGAGCTCGGCTCTCAGCCGCTGCCGCTGTCGGAATTTGCCGCCGAGTTCAGCCCATACCAGCAGTCGGGCGAGATCAATTCGACTGTCGATGACGTTGCGGTGACCTACGCCCGCATCGTCGACGCGTTTCAGGGGCGTGCCGAGTTTGACGAGATGGACGGTCTGACAGTAACGGGAATCACCCCGAAGAATGAGCCGTTCTGGTGGTTCAACGTACGGCCGTCGAACACTGAGCCCCTTGTGCGACTCAACGTCGAGGGTGAAGATGCCGCGACGATGGAGTCGGTGCGCGATGAGGTGCTCTCGCTCATTCGCCGCTGA
- the ahcY gene encoding adenosylhomocysteinase: MTSTSPFDFQIADITLAEAGRHQLRLAENEMPGLMALRAEYGEAKPLAGARIAGSLHMTVQTAVLIETLVALGAQVRWASCNIYSTQNEAAAAVVVGTEGTVDEPAGVPVFAWKGETLEEYWACTDRIFDWSSEAEAAGERWIGPNLILDDGGDATLLVHKGREFEAAGAVPEATDADSDEFRVVLGVLRRSLAASGDRWTRIAAELEGVTEETTTGVHRLYELARDGELLFPAINVNDSVTKSKFDNRYGIRHSLPDGLNRATDVLIGGKVAFVVGYGDVGKGAAEALRGQGARVIVSEIDPICALQAAMDGYQVAALESVVEHADIVVTCTGNRAVVRAEHILAMKHLAIVANVGHFDNEIDMAGLAAIDGAVKIEIKPQVHEWRLPTGRSVLVLSEGRLMNLGNATGHPSFVMSNSFANQVLAQIELHTRRDSYSTDVHVLPKRLDEKVARLHLEALGVELTTLSPDQAAYIGVDVAGPYKLDHYRY; encoded by the coding sequence ATGACCAGCACTTCACCGTTCGACTTTCAGATCGCCGACATCACCCTCGCTGAAGCGGGCCGTCACCAGCTCCGCCTCGCGGAGAACGAGATGCCCGGGTTGATGGCGCTGCGTGCGGAGTACGGCGAGGCGAAGCCGCTCGCCGGTGCGCGCATCGCCGGTTCTCTGCATATGACCGTGCAGACCGCCGTGCTCATCGAGACGCTCGTTGCCCTCGGCGCACAGGTGCGCTGGGCAAGCTGCAACATCTATTCGACCCAGAATGAAGCTGCTGCCGCGGTTGTTGTCGGAACCGAGGGAACGGTCGACGAGCCCGCCGGTGTTCCTGTCTTCGCCTGGAAGGGCGAGACTCTCGAGGAGTACTGGGCGTGCACCGATCGCATCTTCGATTGGAGCAGTGAGGCCGAGGCGGCGGGGGAGCGCTGGATCGGCCCCAACCTGATTCTCGATGACGGTGGCGATGCAACGCTCCTCGTGCACAAGGGGCGCGAGTTCGAGGCAGCGGGGGCGGTGCCCGAGGCGACGGATGCCGACAGCGACGAGTTCCGCGTCGTGCTCGGCGTGCTGCGTCGCTCTCTTGCGGCATCCGGTGATCGGTGGACGCGGATCGCGGCGGAGCTGGAAGGCGTCACAGAAGAGACGACAACGGGCGTGCATCGACTGTACGAGCTCGCGCGCGATGGCGAACTGCTCTTCCCCGCGATCAACGTCAACGACTCGGTGACGAAATCGAAGTTCGATAACCGCTACGGCATCCGACACTCGCTTCCCGACGGTCTCAATCGGGCTACCGATGTGCTGATCGGAGGCAAGGTCGCCTTCGTCGTCGGCTACGGCGACGTGGGGAAAGGCGCGGCCGAGGCGCTGCGCGGGCAGGGTGCTCGCGTGATCGTCTCTGAGATCGACCCCATCTGCGCTCTGCAGGCAGCGATGGACGGCTACCAGGTGGCTGCCCTCGAGTCCGTCGTCGAACATGCAGACATCGTCGTCACGTGCACGGGCAACCGCGCTGTCGTTCGCGCCGAACACATTCTGGCGATGAAGCACCTCGCAATCGTGGCGAACGTCGGGCACTTCGACAACGAAATCGACATGGCCGGACTCGCCGCAATCGACGGTGCCGTCAAGATCGAGATCAAGCCGCAGGTTCACGAATGGCGACTGCCGACCGGCCGATCGGTGCTCGTGCTCAGCGAAGGTCGCCTGATGAACCTCGGCAATGCCACGGGGCATCCCTCATTCGTGATGAGCAACTCCTTCGCAAATCAGGTGCTCGCCCAGATCGAGCTGCATACGCGTCGAGACAGCTACTCCACCGACGTGCACGTGTTGCCGAAGCGACTCGATGAGAAGGTGGCGCGTCTGCACCTCGAGGCGCTCGGGGTCGAGCTCACGACGCTGTCACCCGATCAGGCCGCCTACATTGGCGTCGACGTCGCGGGGCCGTACAAGCTTGATCATTACCGGTATTGA
- a CDS encoding DUF5719 family protein gives MTVNKRLRFGMRIGAGAATAFGLAVIVGAALLVDLPHYSADASQTTVTPEAADQLRVCPGSLLEVGKDAAAATALTPVGDATLAASADDGSAVAPTWLNAPDVSSDDHGPAILTLPAEGPSDTMGASQSQSVDSDTLAGFAAAECQETSSEAWLVAGSTDIGRTSLVMLNNPSGVDATVDIVVTGENGPIDSPNGLGILVEAGTQKVVTLAGIAPNTITPVVHVTSTGADIQSWVQQSSIRGLVPAGIEMAGRGTDPSVSTTIPGVQIYSGQPKKSTQEYDDRRPSLRVFSPSGKPTHVSATVSDESGKSVSTIDVDVATGAVGEYPLGDLPAGRYSIHLESSQPVVAAARTSVADDKTGDFSWFAAAPDLDAPFVVDAASGPGRSLVLHNPSDAEMTVEIGSQSVTIDAQASHVSPLEGPVTVTPDAAVLAAVSYAGGGSVSSFTITAPKPASEPIDVSVR, from the coding sequence ATGACCGTGAATAAGCGACTGCGTTTCGGAATGCGCATCGGAGCAGGAGCCGCGACGGCGTTCGGGCTCGCCGTCATCGTTGGTGCCGCGCTTCTCGTCGATCTGCCGCACTACAGCGCCGATGCATCACAGACAACCGTGACTCCCGAGGCCGCCGACCAGCTGCGCGTCTGCCCGGGGAGTCTGCTCGAGGTGGGCAAAGACGCGGCAGCCGCGACGGCGCTCACTCCCGTCGGCGATGCCACGCTGGCTGCCTCGGCTGACGATGGAAGCGCTGTCGCCCCGACGTGGCTGAATGCGCCTGACGTGAGTTCAGACGATCACGGTCCGGCCATTCTCACGCTTCCGGCCGAGGGCCCCTCCGACACGATGGGTGCGAGCCAATCTCAGTCTGTTGATTCTGACACCCTCGCGGGATTTGCCGCGGCCGAGTGTCAGGAGACCAGCTCTGAGGCGTGGCTTGTCGCCGGATCGACAGACATCGGACGCACGAGTCTCGTGATGCTGAACAATCCCTCCGGCGTCGACGCGACTGTCGACATCGTCGTCACCGGAGAGAACGGGCCGATCGACAGCCCAAACGGGCTCGGGATTCTTGTGGAAGCGGGAACGCAGAAGGTTGTCACTCTCGCGGGCATCGCCCCAAACACGATCACGCCGGTCGTGCACGTGACCAGCACGGGAGCCGACATTCAATCGTGGGTGCAGCAGTCATCCATTCGAGGTCTCGTTCCCGCGGGCATTGAGATGGCGGGTCGAGGCACCGACCCGTCGGTGTCGACGACGATTCCCGGTGTGCAGATCTACTCGGGCCAGCCCAAGAAGTCGACGCAGGAATACGATGATCGTCGCCCCTCGTTGCGGGTCTTTTCTCCGAGCGGCAAGCCAACTCACGTCTCTGCGACCGTCTCAGACGAGTCAGGGAAGAGCGTGTCGACAATCGACGTCGACGTCGCCACGGGCGCGGTGGGCGAATACCCTCTGGGAGACCTGCCCGCAGGGCGATACAGCATCCACCTCGAATCGAGCCAGCCTGTCGTCGCCGCGGCGCGAACAAGCGTTGCCGATGACAAAACCGGAGATTTCTCGTGGTTCGCTGCGGCGCCGGATCTTGACGCGCCCTTCGTCGTCGATGCGGCGTCTGGGCCCGGGCGCAGTCTCGTGCTTCACAACCCCAGCGACGCGGAGATGACTGTCGAAATCGGCTCGCAATCAGTGACGATCGACGCGCAAGCGTCCCACGTCTCTCCCCTCGAGGGCCCGGTGACCGTCACGCCAGACGCCGCTGTTCTCGCTGCCGTGAGCTATGCGGGTGGAGGCTCGGTGTCGTCGTTCACGATTACCGCGCCGAAACCAGCGTCGGAGCCGATCGACGTCTCTGTTCGCTGA
- a CDS encoding Fur family transcriptional regulator — protein sequence MHTITDAEFSTALRDAGLKATAPRRTVLRVLETRQHADAAAIFDEVLRDLPDTSLQAVYGVLSALTEVGLVRRIEPAGSPALYERRIGDNHHHVVCTQCGAVSDVDCVIGEAPCLTPSNTAGFAISTADVTFWGVCPACQAQTA from the coding sequence ATGCACACGATTACCGACGCCGAGTTCAGCACTGCGCTGCGCGACGCGGGGCTCAAGGCGACGGCTCCGAGGCGAACAGTGCTGCGTGTGCTCGAAACGCGTCAACACGCCGATGCCGCGGCGATCTTCGATGAGGTGCTGCGCGATCTTCCCGACACCTCCCTGCAAGCGGTGTACGGCGTGCTTTCGGCTCTGACCGAGGTTGGACTCGTGCGTCGAATCGAGCCTGCGGGGTCTCCGGCGCTGTACGAACGACGCATCGGAGACAACCATCACCACGTGGTCTGTACCCAGTGCGGTGCCGTGAGCGATGTGGACTGCGTCATCGGCGAAGCCCCCTGCCTCACACCGTCGAACACGGCAGGCTTCGCAATTTCGACGGCAGACGTCACGTTCTGGGGCGTGTGCCCCGCCTGTCAGGCGCAGACAGCTTAA